AAATAGGTCCCGGTGCTACACCATTAACACGAATTTCCTGTAGTGTGAGTGATTTTGCCAACGAACGTGTAAAGGAAACAATTGCTCCTTTTGATGCGGAGTAATCAAGTAATTGTTCATTACCTTCGTAAGCTGTAATTGAAGTGGTATTAATAATGGAAGCTCCTTTCTTTAAATAAGGCAGGGCCATTTTTGTCATATAAAAATAGGAGAAAATATTGGTTCGAAATGTTTTTTCCAGCTGAGCGGATGTAATGTTCAGTAGACTTTGCTGTGGATGCTGCTCCGCTGCATTGTTTACAAGGATATCAAGCTTACTAAATTGAGCAATGGTTTTATGAACAATCTCCTTACAAAAGTCTTCATTTCCGATATCACCCGCAAAAAGGAGACAGCTGCGTCCTTCGGCTTCGATAAGCTTCTTTGTTTCCTCGGCATCTTGATCTTCTTCTAAATATACAACTACAACATCCGCACCCTCTTTGGCAAAATAAATAGCAACTGATTTTCCAATTCCACTATCGCCACCAGTAATAATGGCCGTTTTACCAGTTAATTTTCCCCCAGCCCTATAATTGGGGTCAACAGAAATTGGAAGAGGATTCATTTCATTTTCCACACCGGGCTGATGATTCTGATGCTGTGGTGGGAATGTCTGCTTTTGTTTCTTTTGATTGTTGCTCATTTACTAAAACCTCCGTGACTTTATTCATTTGTTAGTTTTAGATAAATGAGTCAAATTATGAATAAAAAAGGCATTAAGGATCATCGTCCTTATGCCTTGTTTATTATCGATAATTGATGAATTGAACATCGATGCTAAGGTCTGCTTCACGTATCAAAGAGATAATTTTTTGCAAATCATCTCGGCTCTTACCGCTGACACGGACTTGATCGTCCTGCACCTGACTTTTCACTTTAACACCACTATTTTTAATAATCGTATTAATTTTTTTGGCATTATCTTTATCGATCCCTTGGGCAATTTTAGCTCTTTGACGAACTGTGCCTCCTGATGCTTTTTCAATTTTTCCATAATCAAGATTTTTAACGGGAACGCCTCTTTTGAATAATTTGCCAAACAATACATCCTTTAATTGATCCAATTTATATTCGTCATCAGAGATGAGGACAAGTTCCTCTTTATCAAGTGAA
The DNA window shown above is from Neobacillus sp. WH10 and carries:
- a CDS encoding SDR family oxidoreductase, which encodes MSNNQKKQKQTFPPQHQNHQPGVENEMNPLPISVDPNYRAGGKLTGKTAIITGGDSGIGKSVAIYFAKEGADVVVVYLEEDQDAEETKKLIEAEGRSCLLFAGDIGNEDFCKEIVHKTIAQFSKLDILVNNAAEQHPQQSLLNITSAQLEKTFRTNIFSYFYMTKMALPYLKKGASIINTTSITAYEGNEQLLDYSASKGAIVSFTRSLAKSLTLQEIRVNGVAPGPIWTPLIPSTFTADKVATFGSTTPMGRAGQPFELAPAYVFLASDDSTYVSGQMIHVNGGTIVNG
- a CDS encoding YajQ family cyclic di-GMP-binding protein, translating into MSKDSSFDIVSKVDFSEVTNAITQTMKEIGTRYDFKGSKSEVSLDKEELVLISDDEYKLDQLKDVLFGKLFKRGVPVKNLDYGKIEKASGGTVRQRAKIAQGIDKDNAKKINTIIKNSGVKVKSQVQDDQVRVSGKSRDDLQKIISLIREADLSIDVQFINYR